CTCGGCACGCAGAACACGCCGCTGCCGTGACGCCGGCCCTTCGGATCAGCGGCTGACGAACCCGAGGTCGAGGATCCGGTCCACCACGCGCTCGGCTGCGTGCCCGTCGTCCCGCCTGTTGAACTGCGCGCGCCACGCGGCGTACCTGCTCGCGTAGGCGGATTCCTGGCCGGGGTCGCCCAGCGCCGCGGCGAGCTCGTCCTGCGTGCGCACGAGGGGGCCGGGCGCGCGCTCGGCGAGGTCGAAGTAGAAGCCGCGCAGCTGCCCGCGGTAGTGATCCATGTCGGGAACGAGAAAGTACATCGGCTTGCCGGTGACGCTGAAGTCGAACATCACCGAGGAGTAGTCGGTGATGAGCGCGTCGGCGGCGAGGAGCAGCTGAGCCGTCTCGGGATAGCCGGTCACGTCGATGACCCTGGCGCCGGAACGGTCGCGCCCCTGCTGCAGCGTGCGGGTGTGTCCGCGGACGAGCACCACGGCGTCGGCCTGCCGGGCGAGCAGCTCCGGGTCGATGAAGTCGACCATCTCGCTGCGATCGTCACGCCAGGTCGGTGCGTACAGGAGCACACGCTCCCCCTCGCCGATCCCCAGAGCCGCACGGACCGCGGCCGGATCCCCGGTGGTGAGCGCGTCGTTGCGCGGGTAGCCCTCGACCCAGATCGGCCTTCCGAAGAACGCATATGCCTTGCGGAGAATGCGCTCGGAGTAGGTGTTCTGCGCGAGCAGCACATCCCATCGTCGCGATTCCTTCACGACCGCCGCCATGCGACGAGGGTCGAACCCGGGACGATGCAGGGCGAGTCGCTTGAGCGGTGTGCCGTGCCAGGTCTGCAGCACCTTCTGCCCCGGCTTGCGCTCGAACCGGCGGCGCAGCCAGTCGTTCACCACCAGCAGTCGGGCGGCACCGCGGGCATGCCACCACTCCGGACTGCCTTCGACGACGGCGATCGCCCCCTCCGGCACCGCGACCGAGAGGTCGACCACGCTCCAGTAGCGCCGCAGATCCGGCACTCGGGACGCGAGCTCCCGATCGATCGCCTGCGGGTTGCAGCCGACGCTGCGGCCGTAGAAGCTCTCGAAGAACACGGCGTTCTCGGTGCCGCCGGTCTGGGCCACGTAGCGTCCCTCCAGCGTCGACTGCCCCTCGACCGTCTCGTAGACGGGATCGATCGGTGCGGCGATGCGCACAGCGCCGCCGTCGACAGCGACGCGGACACCGGTCATCACGGTCGGCGCGATCCGCAGGTCGTCGAGATCCGTGTCGGCGATGCGCAGCTCGTATTCGCCGGACGGCAGCGGCAGAGCCGGCCCGCCCCAGCGCGAAGCCTGCAGCGGGAACACGGCCTTCCAGGTCTTGCCCCCGCCGGTGATGCGCGCATCGACACGTGCCCGCGGTCCGGAGAGCTGCGCTGTCGCCGGTCGCTGACCGGTCCCTGCGATGATCAGCGCTTCGGCCGCTTCATCGATCCGGGCCGTTGTCATGCTGCTCCCTTCGGTGCGGGGATCCCCCGCGCGCGGATTGCCTGGTACACCCGATCGGTATTGCGCCCGTCTCGGAATGCATGCATCTCCGCGCTGAGCGTAGCGGAACGCGCCGACGCCTCGTCATAGGCGGCGTCGTCGGCGAGAAGGCGCCGGAGCTGCCCGAGGAGTGCGTCCCAGTCGGCCGCGGGGTCTGCGCCCGCGACGTCCTCGTATCGGCCGTAGAAACCCCGTGTGCGCGCGTACTCGGTCGCGTCCGGGGCCAGATACAGCACCGGTGTCGTGAGCAGCCCCACGTCGTACGCGAGCGAGGAGTAGTCGGTGATCAGCACGTCGACCGCGGCGAGCGCGGGCGTGACGTCGGCGAGCACCGACGAGCCCAGCATCCGCACCCTCCTGCTGGGCAGCGGCGGGGCATAGCCCCCCTCGCCGAGAGGATGCGATCGCACGAGCAGGATCGCGTCCTCCTCTTCGAGCACACGGATGATCCGCACCCACTCCGCCGCGGAGGGCACCGCGGGGTCCGCCGCACCGTCGCGCCAGGTCGGAGCGTAGAGGATCACGCGCGCGGCCTCGGGCAGAGGACCGACGGCGCGATCCAGCAGAGCGGAGGCCGCCGCCCGGCGCTCGTCGACCGATCCGGCGGAGAGCACGTCGACGCGCGGCTCACCCGTCACGACGACCCGGTCGTCGCCCAGTCCGAACGCGGATTCCAGACGACCGCGAGAGCGATGCGAGGCGGCGGGCAGCACTCGGATGCGCTGGGCGGCTCCGCGGTACAGCAACCCGACGACCCGGCGCAGCAGCGGCGCGCCCGGCACGTTCGGGACCTGCGTCGTGGCCGGCGAGTCGAGGCCGATGCGCTTCAGCGGGATGCCGTGCCAGAGCTGCACGACGAAGGCCCCGCCGTTCGCGTAGCGGTTGACGTCGCCGAGGCCGTGCGTGACGACGAGCACGCCAGCCCTGGCCGTCGCCCACCAGCCCCGCAGACCGCTCTTGCGCACGGTGCGGAGGCCGAGCGCGGCGGCATCCCGATCCTCGCGATCCGATGACGTGAGCCACAGCGTGTCGTGTCCCGCATCCGACGCGTGCCGCTGCAGAGCCAGCGCGCCGTCGCCGATCCCGGCGCCGCAGCCGAACACCCAGCGTCGACCGCGCGGGACGAGGAACGTACCCATGCGTCCTGCGGCATAGAGCGGGATCCGGAGCAGCTTGGCCGCATTGCCGGTGCCGAAGGAGAAGGACGCCACCCCGCGAGCCTATCGCGGGGTGGCGTCCTTCTCGGCGAACTCCGGATCAGCCGGCGAGCTCGCCGAGTGTCACCTCGAGCTCGTACTCCTTGCCGCCGCGGACGTAGGTCACCTTGGCATCGCTGCCCGCGGCCGCCGCACGCACCTGCGCCGTGAGATCGCTGGCGCTGCTGATCGGGACCCCGTTGAACGCCGTGACGACGTCTTCGGCCTTGAGCCCTGCCGCGGCCGCCGCTCCACCGTCGGTGACCTCGGCGATGTACGCTCCCGCGACGTTCGCGCCCTCGACGCTCGCCGCGTCGCGGACCGAGGCGCCGAGCAGGCCGTGCGTGGCGGCGCCGTCGGCGATGATCTCCTCGGAGACGCGCTGCGCGATGTTCGCGGGGATCGCGAAGCCGATGCCGATCGATCCGGACTCCTCGGATCCGCCCGAGCTCGCGATCGCCACGTTGATGCCGATCAGCTCGCCCTTGCTGTTCACGAGAGCGCCGCCGGAGTTTCCGTGGTTGATCGCGGCATCCGTCTGGATCACGGCGATCGAGATCGACTCGGTCGGCTGCTGTCCGGTGTTGCCCGGCAGATCGAACTGGAACGGACCCTGTCCTTCGCCCTCTTCCGGCGCCTGCTCCTCCGGGGCGTCCTCGGACGACGAGTCGGGCAGCGCGGACGACGCGATCTGGATGCTGCGGTTGAGCGCGCTCACGATACCCGTGGTGACGGAGTTCGCGAGACCGAGCGGAGCGCCGAGCGCGACGGCGGTGTCACCGACGTTGAGCTTCGACGAGTCGGCGAACTCGATGGGCGTGAGGCCCTTCGCGTCCGTCAGCTTGATCACGGCGAGGTCGTAGATCGGGTCGGTGCCGACGACGGTGGCGTCGAAGATGCGGCCGTCGGATGTCGTCACGCGGATGCTGGGGTCGGCCACGGCTCCGCCGAGGGTCACGACGTGCGTGTTCGTCAGGACGTAGCCGTCCTCGCTGATGATCACGCCCGAGCCGCTGCCGGCCTCCTGGGATCCCGCGACCTCGATCGTGACGACCGAGGGAAGAGCGGCGGTCGCGACCGCGGTGGTCTCGTTGACCGATCCGGGGTTGTTGACGGTGACGGTCTGCGGTCCGCCGGCGGTGCCGCCGGTCGGCTGGTCCTGCAGACCGCTCAGCAGCGCGCCGCCGCCGAAACCGGCGACGCCGCCGACGAGGGCCGCGGCCACGATGAACGCCGCGAACTTCGCGCCGCCCCGCGACTTGGGTTCCTTGGTCTTGACCCCGTCGGCCGGCGGTGCGCCGAACCCGAGCGGCGCGGTGCCGTCGAGCGGCTGCGTCGGCTGCGTGTGCGCGGTCGCGGTGGGGATGCCGAAGGCGGCTCCCGGAGCCGAGGCTGTCGCCTGCTGCGCCGTGTGCGGCGCGGCGAAGGGCTGCGGCGCTGCGGGGGCCGTCGGGGCGGAAGCCGGCGCGGCGGCGGCGGACGCGGCGACGGCGGGCGCCTGCGACGTGAAGGTCGACGGCACCTCGTGTCCCTGGGCCGACGCGGCCGTGGTCTCGGAGGCGGGCGCGGGCTGAGCGGCGGCCTCTGCTGCCTCGGTGGACGGCACGGCGTCGTGCGACGCGGGTGCCGACTGGTTCTGGGTCTCGTCTTCGTTCATGGTGTGCTCCTTCATCGACGCCCCTTCAGACTGCCGCCTGTATCTGTGCGTTTCGTATGGCGAAGATGAGTTTCAGCTATGGCCTTAGCCTGTTCTTCATGAGTGTCATTCCCGGCGCATGGCGGCGCACGGCGGCCGGTGCAGGTCTGCTCGCCGCAGACGGAACCGTCGCACCTACGATCTTCGCAGAGATGTCAGCGGCTGCGGCCAGAACGGGGGCGATCAATCTCGGCCAGGGCTTCCCCGATGAGGACGGGCCCGCCGAGGTGCTGGAGGCCGCGCGCGCCGCGATCTCCGCGGGCGCGAACCAGTATCCGCCCGGTCGCGGCATCCCGGACCTGCTCGCCGCGATCAGCGAGCACCAGCATCGCTTCTACGGCCTCGACGTCGACCCGGCGTCCGAGGTCATCGTCACCGCGGGTGCGACAGAGGCCCTCACAGCCAGTCTGCTCGCGCTGATCGACGGCCCCGACGACGAGGTCGTGGTCTTCGAGCCGTACTACGACTCCTACGCGGCGGCCGTGGCCCTCGCCGGCG
This genomic interval from Microbacterium sp. LWH11-1.2 contains the following:
- a CDS encoding CDP-glycerol glycerophosphotransferase family protein, with protein sequence MTTARIDEAAEALIIAGTGQRPATAQLSGPRARVDARITGGGKTWKAVFPLQASRWGGPALPLPSGEYELRIADTDLDDLRIAPTVMTGVRVAVDGGAVRIAAPIDPVYETVEGQSTLEGRYVAQTGGTENAVFFESFYGRSVGCNPQAIDRELASRVPDLRRYWSVVDLSVAVPEGAIAVVEGSPEWWHARGAARLLVVNDWLRRRFERKPGQKVLQTWHGTPLKRLALHRPGFDPRRMAAVVKESRRWDVLLAQNTYSERILRKAYAFFGRPIWVEGYPRNDALTTGDPAAVRAALGIGEGERVLLYAPTWRDDRSEMVDFIDPELLARQADAVVLVRGHTRTLQQGRDRSGARVIDVTGYPETAQLLLAADALITDYSSVMFDFSVTGKPMYFLVPDMDHYRGQLRGFYFDLAERAPGPLVRTQDELAAALGDPGQESAYASRYAAWRAQFNRRDDGHAAERVVDRILDLGFVSR
- a CDS encoding CDP-glycerol glycerophosphotransferase family protein; amino-acid sequence: MASFSFGTGNAAKLLRIPLYAAGRMGTFLVPRGRRWVFGCGAGIGDGALALQRHASDAGHDTLWLTSSDREDRDAAALGLRTVRKSGLRGWWATARAGVLVVTHGLGDVNRYANGGAFVVQLWHGIPLKRIGLDSPATTQVPNVPGAPLLRRVVGLLYRGAAQRIRVLPAASHRSRGRLESAFGLGDDRVVVTGEPRVDVLSAGSVDERRAAASALLDRAVGPLPEAARVILYAPTWRDGAADPAVPSAAEWVRIIRVLEEEDAILLVRSHPLGEGGYAPPLPSRRVRMLGSSVLADVTPALAAVDVLITDYSSLAYDVGLLTTPVLYLAPDATEYARTRGFYGRYEDVAGADPAADWDALLGQLRRLLADDAAYDEASARSATLSAEMHAFRDGRNTDRVYQAIRARGIPAPKGAA
- a CDS encoding trypsin-like peptidase domain-containing protein, coding for MNEDETQNQSAPASHDAVPSTEAAEAAAQPAPASETTAASAQGHEVPSTFTSQAPAVAASAAAAPASAPTAPAAPQPFAAPHTAQQATASAPGAAFGIPTATAHTQPTQPLDGTAPLGFGAPPADGVKTKEPKSRGGAKFAAFIVAAALVGGVAGFGGGALLSGLQDQPTGGTAGGPQTVTVNNPGSVNETTAVATAALPSVVTIEVAGSQEAGSGSGVIISEDGYVLTNTHVVTLGGAVADPSIRVTTSDGRIFDATVVGTDPIYDLAVIKLTDAKGLTPIEFADSSKLNVGDTAVALGAPLGLANSVTTGIVSALNRSIQIASSALPDSSSEDAPEEQAPEEGEGQGPFQFDLPGNTGQQPTESISIAVIQTDAAINHGNSGGALVNSKGELIGINVAIASSGGSEESGSIGIGFAIPANIAQRVSEEIIADGAATHGLLGASVRDAASVEGANVAGAYIAEVTDGGAAAAAGLKAEDVVTAFNGVPISSASDLTAQVRAAAAGSDAKVTYVRGGKEYELEVTLGELAG